A stretch of the Massilia sp. W12 genome encodes the following:
- a CDS encoding restriction endonuclease subunit S: MQADCPALPPGWRMAPLEQVACVRTGLALSRHTPPAAQEVPYIRVANVQDGYLDLQDIKHMRLDPRQIARYALAVGDVLLTEGGNFDMLGRGDVWQGQIAPCVHQNHVFVVKTERSQLLPHFLSALTASSHGRRFFLRYGKRSTSLASISISQLRQFPVLLPPMAQQQVMVDALQCWDAALQTSDELIANSRQQQANLQHFLLRPRSDQGWRQVRLGDAVRIDAESLVRSKWPPQEPIRYLRIEHLKQGDIWRAPDLHSLADAPARARRVVHAGDVLLSLVRPDLQGLARALPEHEGCIASSGMAVLTPGAQISTDFLYHSLFGAALQQQIASLVAGSSYPQLSSKQLHDLQIWLPPPPAQTEISASLNQAAHRLQLEHAARAALLQQKMELIERFIAGALPFQRTEI; the protein is encoded by the coding sequence ATGCAGGCAGATTGTCCGGCCTTGCCGCCCGGCTGGCGCATGGCGCCGCTGGAGCAGGTAGCATGCGTGCGCACCGGTCTGGCGCTGAGCCGGCACACTCCGCCGGCGGCGCAGGAGGTGCCGTATATCCGGGTCGCCAATGTGCAGGACGGTTATCTCGATTTGCAAGACATCAAGCATATGCGCTTAGATCCCAGGCAAATCGCGCGCTATGCGCTGGCGGTCGGCGATGTGCTGCTGACCGAGGGCGGAAATTTCGACATGCTCGGGCGCGGCGATGTCTGGCAGGGACAGATTGCGCCCTGCGTGCATCAAAATCATGTGTTTGTGGTGAAAACCGAGCGCAGCCAATTGCTGCCGCACTTTCTCAGCGCGCTGACCGCCTCCAGCCATGGCCGGCGCTTCTTTTTGCGCTATGGCAAGCGCAGCACCAGCTTAGCCTCGATCAGCATCAGTCAATTACGCCAATTCCCGGTCTTGCTGCCGCCTATGGCGCAGCAGCAAGTGATGGTGGACGCCTTGCAGTGCTGGGATGCGGCGCTGCAGACCAGTGATGAATTGATCGCCAACAGCCGCCAGCAACAAGCCAATCTGCAACACTTTTTGCTGCGCCCGCGCAGCGATCAGGGCTGGCGCCAAGTCCGCCTCGGCGATGCGGTGCGAATCGACGCCGAATCGCTGGTGCGCAGCAAATGGCCGCCGCAAGAGCCGATCCGTTATTTGCGGATTGAACACTTAAAGCAAGGCGACATCTGGCGTGCGCCGGATCTGCACAGCTTAGCCGATGCGCCGGCGCGCGCGCGGCGCGTGGTGCATGCCGGCGATGTTTTGTTATCGCTGGTGCGGCCTGATCTGCAGGGGCTGGCGCGCGCCCTGCCGGAACATGAGGGCTGCATCGCCTCCAGCGGCATGGCGGTGCTCACGCCGGGAGCGCAGATCAGCACCGATTTCCTGTATCACAGCCTGTTCGGGGCCGCTTTGCAGCAGCAAATCGCCAGCCTGGTGGCCGGCTCCAGCTATCCGCAGCTCAGCAGCAAGCAATTGCATGATTTACAGATCTGGCTGCCGCCGCCGCCAGCGCAAACGGAGATCAGCGCCAGCCTGAATCAAGCGGCGCACAGACTGCAATTGGAACACGCGGCGCGCGCCGCCTTGCTGCAGCAAAAAATGGAATTGATTGAGCGCTTTATCGCCGGCGCCCTGCCGTTTCAACGCACAGAGATCTGA
- the rsmD gene encoding 16S rRNA (guanine(966)-N(2))-methyltransferase RsmD, with the protein MKTKTTRPTSAAARRPQQVRIIGGAWKRTPLPVHDAEGLRPTPDRVRETLFNWLNFLWELEWEHKRVLDLFAGSGALGFEAASRGAAQVVLCENQAAACRQLRANQEKLQATQIQILQGDAFLSSARLPGAFDLIFIDPPYQLALWPRALESASKLLAQDGLVYLELPKTQEIPPFLADWTIVRSMQAGMVACYLLCRNNCSRFA; encoded by the coding sequence GTGAAAACCAAAACCACCCGCCCGACTTCCGCCGCTGCGCGCCGTCCGCAACAAGTGCGCATTATTGGCGGCGCATGGAAGCGCACCCCTTTGCCGGTGCATGACGCAGAGGGCTTGCGCCCGACCCCTGACCGGGTGCGCGAAACCCTGTTTAACTGGCTCAATTTCTTATGGGAGCTGGAGTGGGAGCACAAGCGCGTGCTGGATCTGTTCGCCGGCAGCGGTGCGCTCGGTTTTGAAGCCGCCAGCCGGGGCGCCGCCCAGGTGGTGCTGTGTGAAAACCAGGCGGCGGCATGCCGCCAGTTGCGCGCCAATCAGGAAAAATTGCAGGCCACGCAAATACAAATTCTGCAAGGCGACGCTTTTCTCAGCAGTGCGCGTCTGCCGGGCGCATTTGATTTGATTTTTATCGACCCGCCGTATCAATTGGCGCTGTGGCCGCGCGCGCTGGAGAGTGCTTCCAAATTGCTGGCGCAAGATGGCCTGGTGTATCTTGAATTGCCTAAAACACAAGAAATTCCGCCATTTCTGGCTGATTGGACTATTGTGCGCAGCATGCAAGCCGGGATGGTGGCGTGTTACTTGCTGTGCCGCAATAATTGCAGCAGATTTGCCTGA
- a CDS encoding restriction endonuclease subunit S, with product MDILSEYAEVRAGHPFRGSVPEIADGCALTVQMRDVNPLHGVAWAQVARTNPGGRKKPDWLRDGDILFLARGARNFAVHLEHVPGPAVCSQYFFLIRLLPHCSMQLLPGFLAWQINQEPAQEYLHRNAEGSDQLSIRRGILEALPLSVPPLERQQQILALAAAHKREQGLLEELRKNREREMQGIVRRLLLAQA from the coding sequence ATGGATATTTTGAGTGAGTATGCTGAAGTGCGCGCCGGTCATCCGTTTCGCGGCAGTGTGCCGGAAATTGCCGATGGCTGCGCGTTGACCGTGCAAATGCGCGATGTCAACCCTTTGCACGGAGTGGCCTGGGCGCAGGTGGCGCGCACCAATCCGGGCGGACGTAAAAAACCGGATTGGCTGCGCGATGGCGATATTTTGTTTTTGGCGCGCGGCGCGCGCAATTTCGCGGTGCATCTGGAGCATGTGCCGGGGCCTGCGGTCTGTTCGCAATATTTTTTCCTGATCCGCCTGCTGCCGCATTGCAGCATGCAATTGCTGCCGGGTTTTCTGGCCTGGCAAATCAATCAGGAACCTGCGCAAGAGTATTTGCACCGCAATGCCGAGGGCAGCGACCAGCTCTCGATCCGGCGCGGGATTTTGGAAGCGCTGCCGCTGAGCGTGCCGCCGCTGGAGCGGCAACAACAAATTCTGGCTCTGGCCGCCGCTCACAAGCGCGAACAGGGCTTATTGGAAGAACTGCGCAAAAACCGTGAACGCGAGATGCAAGGCATCGTGCGCCGGCTGCTGTTGGCGCAAGCTTAA
- a CDS encoding methyl-accepting chemotaxis protein, with protein sequence MNIGIRLTIVFSVMLTLLASVTGLSLWRMHDLHNDLEQLSKVEWEKSKLAMTALDNARGSIGRVFQQVAPGESGDKTKGVERLRENTAKFQDALSKLEKAMSEAAGRAKVDKAKASGAAYITSYGKALQAATEGRSEQAGFIAYGESYAALQAFANDLRELNEYQQKVFDQTARTSDENLARTSKMVLALSALALVVGVLAARRVTVSIVSPLNEAINVAERVAQGDLSVEVRSSNKSQLGNLINAIGHMSSSLATLVAKVRTSSDVIQHTAHQIAADSSDLSARTEQQASSLEESAASIEELTSTVRQSGDNADEANRLALSASEVAGKGGAVVAEVVQTMGSINESSKKIVDIIGVIDGIAFQTNILALNAAVEAARAGEQGRGFAVVASEVRSLAQRSASAAKEIKHLITASVEKVEVGAKLVDQAGATMEEIVTSVRRVTDIMGEIANATREQVSGIEQINQAVSHMDEVTQQNAGLVDDAASQSAALEQQAMQLHDVVAVFKLSAERERESAAAQHAAHGAGGHKPARLAPPRPTLKRPAPAPRPAPAPAARPAPAPSSSSTQHDGWEEF encoded by the coding sequence ATGAATATCGGTATTCGCCTGACCATCGTGTTTTCGGTCATGCTGACTTTGTTGGCATCGGTTACCGGACTGAGTTTATGGCGCATGCACGACTTGCACAACGATCTGGAGCAGTTGTCCAAAGTCGAATGGGAAAAAAGCAAACTGGCCATGACGGCGCTCGACAATGCGCGCGGCAGCATAGGCCGGGTGTTCCAGCAAGTGGCGCCGGGCGAATCCGGCGATAAAACCAAGGGTGTGGAGCGCTTGCGCGAGAATACCGCAAAATTCCAGGACGCCTTGAGCAAACTGGAAAAAGCGATGAGCGAGGCGGCGGGCCGCGCCAAGGTCGATAAAGCCAAAGCCAGCGGCGCCGCCTACATCACTTCCTACGGCAAGGCCTTGCAAGCCGCGACTGAGGGGCGCAGCGAGCAGGCCGGTTTTATCGCTTATGGCGAAAGCTATGCGGCCTTGCAAGCTTTCGCCAACGATTTGCGCGAACTCAATGAATACCAGCAAAAAGTGTTCGATCAGACCGCCCGCACCAGCGATGAAAACCTGGCGCGAACCAGCAAGATGGTGCTGGCTTTAAGCGCGCTGGCGCTGGTGGTCGGCGTGTTGGCGGCGCGCCGCGTCACTGTTTCCATCGTCAGCCCTTTGAACGAAGCAATCAATGTGGCCGAGCGCGTGGCGCAGGGTGATTTGAGCGTGGAAGTGCGTTCCAGCAACAAGAGCCAGTTGGGCAATCTGATCAACGCGATTGGCCATATGAGCAGCAGTTTGGCCACCCTGGTGGCCAAGGTGCGCACTTCCAGCGATGTGATTCAGCATACCGCGCACCAGATCGCGGCGGACAGCAGCGATTTGTCCGCCCGCACCGAGCAGCAAGCCAGTTCGCTGGAAGAATCAGCGGCTTCGATTGAAGAGCTGACTTCCACTGTGCGCCAAAGCGGCGACAATGCGGATGAGGCCAACCGTCTCGCGCTGTCGGCCTCGGAAGTGGCCGGCAAAGGCGGCGCGGTGGTGGCTGAAGTGGTGCAGACCATGGGATCGATCAATGAATCTTCCAAGAAAATCGTGGACATCATCGGCGTGATTGACGGGATTGCCTTCCAAACCAATATCCTGGCCCTGAACGCTGCGGTGGAAGCGGCGCGCGCCGGCGAACAGGGGCGCGGTTTCGCCGTGGTGGCGTCTGAGGTGCGCAGTCTGGCGCAGCGCAGCGCCAGCGCCGCCAAGGAAATCAAACATCTGATCACCGCCTCGGTGGAAAAAGTCGAAGTCGGCGCCAAGCTGGTGGATCAGGCCGGCGCCACCATGGAGGAAATCGTGACCTCGGTGCGGCGCGTCACCGACATCATGGGCGAAATCGCCAACGCCACACGCGAACAGGTCAGCGGGATTGAGCAAATCAATCAAGCCGTCAGCCATATGGACGAAGTGACGCAGCAAAACGCCGGTCTGGTGGATGACGCCGCCTCGCAATCCGCCGCGCTGGAACAACAGGCGATGCAATTGCATGATGTGGTGGCAGTGTTCAAGCTTTCAGCCGAACGGGAGCGCGAGAGCGCCGCCGCGCAACATGCGGCGCATGGCGCAGGCGGACATAAGCCGGCCCGGCTGGCGCCGCCGCGCCCGACCTTGAAGCGGCCTGCGCCAGCCCCAAGGCCCGCCCCGGCGCCAGCGGCGCGGCCGGCGCCGGCGCCGTCTTCCAGCTCGACCCAACACGACGGCTGGGAGGAATTCTGA
- the coaD gene encoding pantetheine-phosphate adenylyltransferase yields MVIAVYPGTFDPLTRGHEDLVRRASGLFDTLVVGVADSRNKKPFFSMEERLNIAQEVLGHYKNVRVEGFSGLLKDFIRRHDARVIVRGLRAVSDFEYEFQMAGMNRYLLPDVETLFLTPSDQYQFISGTIVREIAVLGGDVSKFVFPSVERWLKNKVAQAE; encoded by the coding sequence ATGGTCATCGCCGTCTATCCCGGTACATTTGATCCATTAACCCGTGGTCATGAAGATTTGGTGCGTCGCGCCTCCGGCCTGTTTGACACCCTGGTGGTCGGGGTTGCAGACAGCCGCAATAAAAAGCCGTTTTTCAGCATGGAAGAGCGCTTGAATATTGCACAAGAGGTGCTGGGACACTATAAAAACGTGCGGGTGGAAGGTTTTTCCGGCTTGCTCAAAGATTTCATCCGCCGCCATGACGCGCGCGTCATCGTGCGCGGTTTGCGCGCGGTGTCCGATTTTGAATATGAATTTCAAATGGCCGGCATGAACCGTTATCTTTTGCCTGATGTGGAAACCCTGTTTTTGACGCCATCCGACCAATACCAATTCATTTCCGGCACGATTGTGCGCGAGATTGCGGTATTGGGCGGCGATGTCTCAAAATTTGTGTTCCCCTCGGTCGAGCGCTGGCTGAAAAACAAGGTCGCTCAGGCGGAGTAA
- a CDS encoding YfhL family 4Fe-4S dicluster ferredoxin encodes MALMITDDCINCDVCEPECPNEAIFMGPEIYQIDPNKCTECVGHFAEPQCQQVCPVSCIPFNPEWRESQEQLMEKYHQLQAGKAV; translated from the coding sequence ATGGCCTTGATGATTACCGATGATTGCATTAATTGCGACGTCTGCGAACCGGAATGCCCGAATGAAGCGATTTTCATGGGGCCGGAAATTTACCAGATTGATCCCAATAAATGCACCGAATGCGTCGGCCACTTTGCCGAGCCGCAGTGTCAGCAGGTGTGCCCGGTTTCCTGCATCCCCTTCAACCCGGAATGGCGCGAAAGCCAGGAGCAGTTGATGGAAAAATATCATCAACTGCAAGCGGGCAAAGCAGTCTGA
- a CDS encoding type I restriction-modification system subunit M, protein MNQQAIEQDVINRAVWEACDTFRGVVDSNVYKDYVLSMLFLKYISDVWQDHYEGHQKMFGEHPELIEELMQAENFVLAPEANFHSLHAKRHQPGNGERIDRALHLIAEQNAGKLREVFRDISFNSTRLGEEAVKNDILRHLLEDFAKPVLNLRPSRVGALDVIGNAYEFLVKHFAASSGKKAGEFYTPPEISQLMALLVDPKRGEKIYDPTCGSGSLLMKCGQLIRQREQSREYELYGQEAINSTWALAKMNMFLHGENNHRIEWGDTLRTPKLLERDGQLMRFDVVVANPPFSLEKWGHESLLEDPWNRFGRGLPPRTKGDYAFILHMIESMRQDTGRMAVVAPNGVLFRGAAEGLIRRQLVQENLLDAVIGLPEKLFYGTGIPAAILLFKRQRQRRDVLFIDASNAYQDGKNQNQLRPCDIEKILHTVQARQSVPGYAWLADEEELARNEYNLNISRYVLSQKDQTETDFLSLRAERALLQRQLHTLEEEMDQHLRALGILPQELKVVGG, encoded by the coding sequence ATGAACCAGCAAGCGATTGAACAAGATGTGATCAACCGCGCAGTGTGGGAGGCCTGTGACACCTTTCGCGGCGTGGTCGATTCCAATGTCTATAAAGATTATGTGCTCAGCATGCTGTTCTTGAAATACATCTCGGATGTGTGGCAAGACCATTATGAAGGGCATCAAAAAATGTTCGGCGAACATCCCGAGCTGATTGAAGAATTGATGCAGGCGGAAAATTTTGTGCTGGCCCCGGAAGCGAATTTCCACAGTCTGCACGCAAAGCGCCATCAGCCCGGCAATGGCGAGCGGATCGACCGCGCGCTGCATCTGATCGCCGAGCAAAACGCCGGCAAATTGCGCGAAGTGTTCCGCGATATCAGCTTCAATTCCACCCGGCTGGGCGAGGAGGCGGTGAAAAACGATATCCTGCGCCATCTGCTGGAAGATTTCGCCAAGCCGGTTTTGAATCTGCGTCCGAGCCGGGTTGGCGCGCTGGATGTGATCGGCAATGCTTACGAATTTCTGGTCAAGCATTTCGCCGCCAGCAGCGGCAAAAAAGCGGGCGAGTTTTACACCCCGCCGGAAATCTCGCAATTAATGGCGTTGCTGGTCGATCCCAAACGCGGCGAGAAAATTTACGATCCGACCTGTGGCTCCGGTTCGCTGTTGATGAAATGCGGGCAACTGATCCGCCAGCGCGAACAAAGCCGCGAATATGAGCTGTACGGCCAGGAAGCGATTAATTCGACCTGGGCGCTGGCCAAGATGAATATGTTTTTGCACGGCGAAAACAATCACCGCATCGAATGGGGCGACACGCTGCGCACACCCAAGCTGCTGGAGCGCGATGGGCAATTGATGCGCTTTGATGTGGTGGTGGCGAATCCCCCGTTCTCGCTGGAAAAATGGGGCCATGAAAGCCTGTTGGAAGATCCCTGGAACCGTTTCGGACGCGGTCTGCCGCCGCGCACCAAGGGCGATTACGCCTTTATTTTGCATATGATTGAAAGCATGCGCCAAGACACTGGCAGAATGGCGGTGGTGGCCCCGAACGGGGTCTTGTTCCGGGGTGCGGCGGAAGGCTTGATCCGCCGCCAGCTGGTGCAGGAAAACCTGCTCGATGCGGTGATCGGGCTGCCGGAAAAGCTGTTTTACGGCACCGGCATTCCAGCCGCGATTTTGCTCTTCAAACGCCAGCGGCAGCGGCGCGATGTGCTGTTTATCGACGCCAGCAACGCCTATCAGGATGGCAAAAATCAAAACCAATTGCGGCCCTGCGACATTGAAAAGATTTTGCACACGGTGCAAGCGCGCCAGAGCGTGCCGGGGTACGCCTGGCTGGCGGATGAGGAAGAACTGGCGCGCAATGAATACAATCTGAATATTTCGCGCTATGTGCTGTCGCAAAAAGACCAGACTGAGACTGATTTCCTGAGTCTGCGCGCAGAACGCGCCTTATTGCAGCGCCAATTGCATACTCTGGAAGAAGAAATGGATCAACATTTGCGCGCACTCGGCATTCTGCCGCAGGAATTGAAAGTGGTGGGCGGCTGA